The following are from one region of the Quercus robur chromosome 1, dhQueRobu3.1, whole genome shotgun sequence genome:
- the LOC126728930 gene encoding L-type lectin-domain containing receptor kinase SIT2-like: protein MATVVISLPFLVTLYFIFKLPFMSAQNDQFIYNGFNPTNLRLDGIAKIHSNGLLQLTNTSNQQVGYAFYPLPLEFNNSSSSSVLTRSLSFSTNFVFAIVPQMPTLGGHGLAFVISPSLEFTYGVASQFLGIFNASNNGSPTNSILAIEVDTVKSPDVQDIDSNHVGIDVNGLVSNESAPATYFSGQEGKNRSMELMRGNPMHLWIDYNETEKLLNVTLASTSIPKPNRPLLSKHIDLSQYLSESMYVGFSAATGVVASDHYILGWSFNKSGQAQSLDVSKLPQPPRQRKSKENPVRIILISLIAVVVVLVVLVTGATFNWRRKKYEEIREDWESEYGPHRFIYKNLYKATKGFSDKELLGAGGFGKVYKGTLSSSNRQIAVKKVSHDSEQGMKEFVAEIISLGRLRHRNLVQLLGYCRRKGELLLVYDYMPNGSLDKFLYGSEKSNLDWLQRFQILKGVASGLLYLHEEWEQVVLHRDVKASNVLLDAELNGRLGDFGLARLCDHGDNPESTNVAGTVGYLAPELTRTGRVTTYTDVFAFGAFMLEVACGRKPIEPQRLPEEVILVDWVFGCWRKGAILDASDARLEGNYVVEEMELVLKLGLLCSHSTPAVRPSMRQVMQFLDGNADLQELPHESACVGNFTSVEASEILLSIPSSFGMGLTPCSSSNSILNSR, encoded by the coding sequence ATGGCGACTGTGGTTATATCACTTCCCTTTCTGGTAACTCTCTACTTCATCTTTAAACTTCCATTCATGTCTGCTCAAAATGACCAGTTCATCTATAATGGCTTCAATCCAACAAATCTGCGTCTAGATGGAATTGCAAAAATCCACTCCAATGGTCTATTGCAACTCACCAACACTTCAAACCAACAAGTTGGTTATGCTTTCTACCCACTTCCTTTAGAATTCaacaattcttcttcttcttctgttttaaCTCGGTCTCTTTCATTTTCCACGAACTTTGTATTTGCAATAGTTCCCCAAATGCCAACATTGGGTGGGCATGGCCTTGCCTTCGTCATCAGTCCCTCGCTGGAATTCACCTATGGTGTAGCCAGCCAGTTTCTAGGAATCTTCAATGCCTCAAATAATGGCAGTCCAACAAACAGCATATTAGCCATTGAGGTTGATACTGTTAAAAGTCCTGATGTACAAGATATAGACAGTAACCATGTGGGAATTGATGTGAATGGTCTGGTATCAAATGAATCAGCTCCTGCAACCTACTTTTCTGGTCAAGAAGGCAAGAACAGAAGCATGGAGCTGATGCGTGGCAACCCAATGCATCTTTGGATAGACTACAACGAAACAGAAAAGTTGCTGAATGTAACACTAGCCTCGACCAGCATTCCAAAACCAAACCGGCCTCTCTTGTCAAAACACATTGATCTGTCCCAATATCTTTCGGAATCTATGTATGTTGGTTTCTCTGCAGCCACTGGTGTAGTTGCAAGTGACCACTATATTCTTGGATGGAGTTTTAATAAAAGTGGACAAGCACAAAGCCTTGATGTTTCGAAGCTTCCTCAACCTCCCCGACAGAGGAAAAGTAAAGAGAATCCAGTAAGAATAATCTTAATTTCTCTCATAGCAGTTGTGGTTGTGCTGGTAGTATTGGTCACTGGAGCAACTTTTAATTGGAGGAGGAAGAAATATGAAGAAATACGTGAAGATTGGGAAAGCGAGTATGGTCCTCACAGGTTCATCTACAAGAATCTCTACAAAGCAACCAAGGGTTTCTCAGACAAAGAGCTTCTTGGAGCAGGAGGTTTTGGAAAGGTTTATAAAGGAACACTTTCTTCTTCCAATAGACAAATTGCAGTCAAGAAAGTCTCCCATGATTCAGAACAAGggatgaaggaatttgtggctGAAATCATTAGCTTGGGTAGGCTGAGGCACAGGAACTTGGTGCAGCTCCTAGGATACTGCCGGCGAAAGGGTGAACTCCTCTTGGTCTATGATTATATGCCCAACGGAAGCCTTGACAAGTTCTTATATGGAAGTGAAAAATCAAACCTTGATTGGCTTCAACGATTTCAAATCCTCAAAGGAGTAGCATCTGGCCTACTCTACCTCCATGAAGAGTGGGAACAGGTTGTTCTACATAGAGATGTAAAAGCAAGCAATGTTTTATTAGATGCTGAATTAAATGGAAGGCTAGGAGATTTTGGCCTTGCAAGATTATGCGACCATGGTGACAATCCAGAAAGCACCAATGTAGCTGGAACTGTGGGTTATTTGGCTCCCGAGCTTACCAGAACAGGAAGGGTAACTACTTACACTGACGTATTTGCTTTTGGGGCATTCATGTTGGAGGTAGCTTGTGGAAGAAAGCCTATAGAGCCACAAAGACTACCTGAAGAGGTAATTTTAGTTGATTGGGTCTTTGGGTGCTGGAGAAAAGGAGCCATCCTTGACGCTAGTGATGCAAGATTGGAAGGTAATTATGTAGTGGAGGAAATGGAATTGGTTTTGAAACTAGGCTTGCTTTGCTCACACTCAACGCCAGCAGTTCGGCCTAGCATGAGGCAAGTGATGCAGTTTTTGGACGGCAATGCTGATCTGCAGGAATTACCACATGAGAGTGCTTGTGTTGGTAACTTTACTAGCGTTGAAGCATCTGAGATCTTATTGTCAATTCCTTCATCATTTGGCATGGGTTTGACGCCCTGTTCTAGTAGTAATTCTATCCTCAATAGCCGTTGA